Within the Oncorhynchus masou masou isolate Uvic2021 chromosome 1, UVic_Omas_1.1, whole genome shotgun sequence genome, the region ATCTTGATAATGAGTTTGCTCTAAAACAAGAAGCAGGCACTGATGGCAAGGTTTCCTCTTTTGTTACACATTTGACAGCCAGTTTGGTGTTATCACACACAGGAATCAGTTGTAAATCCTGAAGGGCAAAACAAGGGTTGGCCAAAAGTCTCAGGTCTCAGAGAAGTCTCATTTAATGCCAGATTCCCTTTTTGTGACAGTTAAGTCTGTTTTACACAGTGATGAAAGAAGTGCTTCCTGAATGATGTGTGCAGGGACCCACATGCACATGTTTTGTTGTTTATCAAAACCCTTTACTTTTTGTTATagtgtcagacacacacacagacacacacacagttgaagagTTTCTCAGTCTTTGATGCGAGGTATGTTGTATGCGTAGTGGACCAGAGGGAGCCCTCGGCTCTGGCAGAAGCAGGCTCGTCCACAGGCCTGCACCTGGTCTGAACTGTCGGACACAAACGAGTCCCCCTCGTCAGCGTACtctgaatgggcagagagggtgcCGCTGTCTGCCCAGTATCCCTCCGTACGCTGGCCCACTGCCGCACCAGCTGAGAGGGTAGGGCAGCTGTGGGACTTCACCAAGTGTCTGCAGACTGATGTTGAGGAGGAAGAGGTCCTGGCGTGTAGAGCCACCTGGCAGCGCTCACACATGCCTGTTTCCCCACAGAGCTGGGAGTACACCCCACAGTCATAGCCCAGCCGTGTGGAGGAGTCTCTGTCCCCATCCACAACCCCAGAGCCCCCTGCACACTGCCCAGCCTTCACCCCCCGGGCCACAGCTCCATGGCCCCGCAGCCGCAGCCAGTCCTCCCGAAAGGCGGGGCTGAAGAAAACGTAGAGCACGGGGTTAAGGCATGCCGGTAGGGGGAAGAAAATTAGCGTGACGGACTTGGCGATCTCAGGGCCCCCTACAGTGCCAGACCTGGCCAGTAGAGGGGCGAAGGAGAAGGCTGCCACAGGACAGAAGAAGATGCAGTTGGTGAATATGAGCCATGCCACATGGCGTACGGCCCCTGCCTGCTCCTGGTCTGCCAGCTCCACCCTGCCCAAGCCACAGTACAGCTGGGTGTACACTGCTGCTGTGAACAGGTAGGCCAGAGCGTTGAGCAGCACCAGGGCCACAGTGACCCCCAGTGCAGGGCCCTCACCGCCAGAGAAGGGTAAACAGAGAGGGGAGGCTGAAGGGTCGCTGGTACTGAAGAGGGGCAGGCAGGCTGCTGCAGCCGCCAGGAGTCCCAGGAGAGCAGCCGCCAGGGCGAAGCGTCTGTCCCCGAACCCCCTCTCGCTGCTCCTCCTGGGCGAGATGGCCTTCCCCAGGAGCCCCCTCACCGCCACGCTGCGCTCCACAGCCGCCAGGGGCAACAGCAGCACCGCCCACTCGGAGGAGAACACCGCCAGGGCCCCTGTCGCCCGGCAGCCCACCCCCGTCTCCCACCAGACCCCAAACTCAGCGAAGGAGCCCCAGGTGGCAGCATCCAGGACAGTGAGCACCCCCACATAGACCCCAGTAAGCAGGTTGGTGAGGGCCAGTAGGCCAACCAGCAGCCTGGCAGGGGAGAGGGCCAAGGCCCGGCGGGAGAAGGTGGCTGCCAGCACCAGAGTGTTGAAGATCAGGGCCACCAGGCAGATGAACCACACAGTCAGACGGATCATCCAGCTGCCCAGGAGGTGCTCACAGGGCTTGAAGGctcctggaggagagagacagtcagacttcAGTTAGTAGGAGATGTGACGATGTACACAATTCAATGCTGTAGATGACAATAAAGTGACTGTGGTTTacctggagagggagagcagtGCATTACCATTGATATACTCTCCACATCCTCTCCACCTAGAACACAAAGATGATTTAGCCAATCAGTTTCAATAAACTTTTTATCTCTCCTCTGAATAATACTTGTTTATGTCAAGAGTGGTCTAATGACCAATCATGACTGACATAATTTACCTGTAACCTTCTTGATGTTCTCATCAGTGGAAGATGTTGAAGAATCACATCCCACAAATGCACAGCACTGGTAAGCATAGGGAACTGATACTGACCTGTAGACCACAATAGGACCATTATCATTCAAAGTGTTGCATGACCCCAACCTCACAGTTGGACTTAGGTTTAGTTACTGTAAGTGAATTGGGTTTGGCGTTGAGTTCACATCTAGTTCAGGACAGTGTGAGGTCATTTGGATGAATTACTGGGATTCTAACCTTAGTTTGGGGAGGCTCTTTGCAGTAAATACATTTTTCATCTGCAGGTTTCCTGTGAGTTTCAGTTGGTTCAGGGAACTCAGTCCAGTTGTTGGAATGCTGGTCAGCGAGTTTATGCTCAGGTCTCTAAAACAAACAGGACATATTAGCATACATACATTCCTGGAACCCACTACTAGCATATGTACACATTTGTTTAAACAGTAATGTATTTGTTATCATGACTTGTATGAGAACGGATGTAGTTTTTACCACATTACAGTGTCCTACTCACAGGTTTGTTAGCACCGTCAAATAGAGGAAAGCATCTCTGTGGATGgttttcatttcatttctactCAGGTCCCTGCAGTAAAGAAAATTACTTAATGATGTGTTCAGAATGAGGGCAGCAAATtaagcatgttttttttaaattagccTCTGGCATGAGCTAGTGAAAGCAGAACTGAGTTAATTTCCAATGAGATCTACTTAGGCCCTTCACCTTTAAGCCTCAAGGTACTATAggctgcaagtgtgtgtgtgtgtgtgtgtgtgtgtgtgtgtgtgcgtctgtgtgtacTCACAGCAAGCGCAGGGCAGACAGGCCATGGAATGTGTCCCTGTCGATTTGCTGGATGTGGTTGTGCTGCAGGCTTCTATAATTAGGGCAGAACACAGAAAATTCACTCAGGAAAAGGTAGAAGGTGGGGGTCATCTTGAGTGTAATGTTTAAAAATGTGTTTGTGCTCTTGCTCACATTCCCAAcaatatatcaaatcaaaatcaaatgtatttatatagcccttcgtacatcagctgatatcttaaagtgctgtacagaaacccagcctaaaaccccaaacagcaagcaatgcaggtgtagaagcacggtggttaggaaaaactccctaaccACCTCCCTACAATACTCACATTTCCTGCAACTTTAGACAGCCCTGGAAGGAAGGCAGCTCCTCAATCTCATTGTAGGACAGGTCTCTGATGGGCAAAAGGATGAAATAATATAATTTGGAATGTCACCAGCATTCATGTGAAATAGATTAATAAGGTAGGATAAGGGTGAGAGGTGAGGTTGGGGACACTTACAGAGTCCGCAGCACCTTGAGATCCTCACAGAGCTCAACCGGTACGGCAGCAATCTTTGTGCCTGTCAAAGTACTGAGAAAGAAACACGCTGATTTAATTACCACTGACAAACTGTCTCACTTAACCTCAAACAAGGCAGAAAAAAAGCCAATCACTCACAATCTGtctaacacaaacacattcaTTCTAACATTGTTGGTCAGTGTCAGTTGTGTATGTTGATGTGAAGCATCTGCTGTATTGTGTACTCACAGACTCTCCAGGTTGTTAGTCCCAGTGAGACAGGGAAACTCCTGCATCATACTGGCTCCACGAAGCATCCTGAAACACATACCTCACAGGGTTAGAATACAATAGGTATGACACACCAGAGACTAACTTTATGCTGAATAACTGTCCACTTGTAACATTAGATTATGGTATGAAATAAGCACCAGCATTATTCAGTGTACTGTATCACATGGTGATTAAATACACTTTTATTGTAAATCAGTTAATTTAGAGATTCTTACCACACTATGAATACAATGTTCAGAGTACCAGACTTGGTTTTCTAACAGATATGGACAGGAACTTACAGGGAGTGCAGGTCAGACAGGTTCTGGAAGGCTGAAGTTCCCACAAAGGACAGGGGGTTGTCATACAGGTGGCTGGGGAGGATAAGAGATGAGGACACTGACAATAAACGTATTTACTATGAGAGAATGGCACCATCTTCTGGACAAGTATTTTCTAGGCCCATGGTTAGTCACTATATTACCAGCATGgtgctgtcagtcagtcactatATTACCAGCTTGgtgctgtcagtcagtcactatATTACCAGCGTGatgctgtcagtcagtcactatATTACCACGTGATGCTGTCAGTCAGGCACTATATTACCAGCTtggttctgtcagtcagtcactaaaTTACCAGCGTGgtactgtcagtcagtcagtcagtatattacAAGCTTGgtgctgtcagtcagtcactatATTACCAGCGTGgtgctgtcagtcagtcactatATTACCAGCGTGgtgctgtcagtcagtcactatATTACCAGCGTGgtgctgtcagtcagtcactatATTACCAGTGTGgtgctgtcagtcagtcactatATTACCAGTGTGgtgctgtcagtcagtcactatATTACAAGCTTGgtgctgtcagtcagtcactatATTACCAGCTTGCTGCTGGTGTGTTTCCCAACTTCTGACCTGGactacccccaacagtacacatatTTTGTAGCCCCGGACAAGCAGACCTGATTCAACTGGTCAACTAATGATCAAGCactcaatgagttgaatgaggtgAGTTTGTCTGGAGCTACAAccaaaatgtgtgctgttgggggtactggaggactggagttggggaaCACTGTGCTAGTACATGAATATGTGAAGGCTTAAGGTTCTATTCTATAGTATTTGTTGACTGTCAGACTGGCTTTGAAGTATGGTCTTACATGGTGCGGAGCAAAGGGttcttgtggaaggctccctCAGGTATGGCTGCTATGTCGTTGCTGTGAAATCCACTGGAGGAAAGTGAAAATATACACAGTGAAAATTATTCTAACCACAATCTTTGGGATGAAGGTGGAATATTAAATATGCAACGATACATTTGCCAGAGCTGAACGAGAAGAACGAGATACAAATTGTGATTAGGAAAACAGATGGGTCCCAAATTAAGTAAACTGTTATAGTTGCCAATATGTAAATGACGACTAACTGTACACGTGTGCTACAGCTTCCTGATTTCTGCACTTAATGTGGCTAATTCTAGTTCACCATTAGATGGCATCTTTCAATCTAATGTGTGTCAATTATTTGACTGAAGGTCAAATAATTACTAATTGCTAATTAATCTATACTGCTGTCATAAAACATGGTAAATTCCATATATGTTTAATATTGTTTTTCCATCAGAAATATGAAAGGACACCATCTGGAGAACAGTTTTGACTGTCCACATGAAACGTTGTGAAGTCATGATCTATTGTTCAAGATGTCCCAGTGACACTGTGAAAACAAAGGCCAGGTAATGTACCTAAGGTGCCTGCGTCTTTATCTAGTAGACATGTCCCTTATATCCATCACAAGTTCAAGGGACCGAGAAACTATTGTACAGGAACATTaagacagcctctctctctactacagcgctgacagacaggagaggagagcaacaAAGGTAAGGAAAACAGATAAAGGAGTGTATTCTTGGGGGCACTAGTCAGACCCCATCATTAATCTCTCAGCTCCCCCTGCCAAGGTTCACAGTTCCACTGAGACACATCAACAGCTCACATTTCTACAAAAACACTGCAGCCTGCACGCAACCAGAAAATGATATCACCTCTAGGCCACATGCCGCTTACTGACTAAACAACCTAATCACTCAAAGTTGACGTTTCAGATTTAAAAAATCTCACTAAGGGAATCTGTGTACGCATGtgcatccctgtgtgtgtgtgtttccatttgtgactgtgtgtgtgtgtgtgtgcatgtgtttgtcaTGGGACAGTACTCACAGCTCCTTCAGTTTGGGCAGTGCCTGGATTGCTTCTGGGAAGGTCATCAGGTTGTTGAAGTTAAGATCCCTGAGGGGCCAAAAGGAGCAGGGAGTTTCATAATCATTACACCACACACCACAGCACACTCAATCATACTGTAACCATTCACTAGCAGTGCTGTGCAAACATACGGTCACCTTAACGACAGGGAAATATTGATCTTCCAGTTTCAGTTACTACACTATAAAACATTATCTTGAAGGGATATCCAGTGTTCATGAATAGCCAAGTGTACTGTAGTTCCCATGACAGACTGGAGTGCTCACGTATAAGGTAGGCTCCTATAGTAAGTAAGACAATTCACTTTATGCTTTATCAGTGTCAacgttgtgtgtgagtgtgacacTGCAAAAATAATTGTAACAGCCATAGTACGTCTAATAGGGCTGCTGTTAAACCATAGGTCAGAATGCCTCTGTCCTCTCCGGACTAAAGATGTTGTGTCACTGTTCAGGCTGGCGACGCAGGAGGAAGCGAACAATGGGAGGGTAGTGCAGATAGCCATCACGGACTCCGCTCCATTTATCCTGGAGCAATTACAGGAGGAAGTGGACACACTGACGTCCCGGCTGctctgggtgtgtgggtgggtgtgtgtgtgtgtgtgtggggggggggggggggtgagtggcTCATACACACTGTTAATGAGTTTGTATTCAAATGCACTTACAGCGTCTCTAGGTTCTCTAGCCCCGTGAAGCAGCTCTCCCCAATCTCCTTAATTCTGTTATTATGCAGATGCCTGGAAGATAAAGGATATATTTATATTCCATTCTCGGCTCCAAATAGACTTCACTGATGCAGACGAGCCAAAACGGACTTTGAACAACAGAAGGAACATGTATAGGATATCTAGTCTATGTGATTGAACATGCAGGGAGGTTTTAATAGGGGTCCGTCTGGGTTTTTAAGCAGGATATAATATAGCTATTCTTAGTGACATACAACACACATAAAACAAAATGTTCAATCTGCCACATGGCATCCCATCCTTTGTGGATGAACAACACAGCACTTTTTACATCTCCCACACTCCCTGCCTGATAGTAAGACCCAATTCAATCTATTCATAAAGGTAAATGTCCTCTGCAGCTATCACCAGAGACCACAGTGATTGGTAAGTCAGGTATCATTGTGAGTGCTGGTGTGTCGAAGGCTGATGGATTCAATGTATTTTCTTTCTGTTTATTCTTGCCAGCCACTAGAGACACAGCTCTGTCCTATTTCCCTCCAACTGGGCCCTGCAGCAAAAGCatttttattgtgtgtgtgtgtgcgcgcatgcgtttgtgtgcatgtgtgtgcatgggtgCATTTGTGTTTGAAGTGAtggcttcatacagtatgttgatATATTTAACTAAGAATTTAATTTGACTTGGAGAGGAATGGATTTGAACATCTGCAGTGTTTGAATGGTAGAGAAATGTAATCTGATGGTTTGTTCCTTTGACACTGTTTAAAAATAACTGTCTTTCATAATAAAAGTGGAGATTGTTCTATTACCCATGATTCCATGATTCTACATTTTCTTCTTCCAACAGATGTAAATCTCTACCAAAAATATCTCATATCTGTGCTACATCtgaatctacagtatattatcaatGAGTCGAACCCCCCAAACTCTCCCATATGGGAAGGAGCACAGAACAGATCCAGAACAGGGTTTAAATACGATCTTGAGTTTACTGAGCTTGCCTGacacaatggaaccaatagaataatCACAAGGAGTCCAAACCCTGCCCCTCTTGCACTCCAGAGAGACTAGAGCAAACGCTAAATGTATTTGAAagtttcaaatagtatttgaacccaggtctggaatAGATATATCTGCAGCACTCACAGCACCACCAGACTGGAGAGGTTGGCAAAGGCATTGTTGGGGATGTGGGTGATGCGGTTGAGTGCCAGGGTGAGAGCCTGCAGGTTAGCCTGGTGTCTCATGGGGCCCACTGGGACCTCAGTCAGGCTGTTGTCATCCAGCCAGAGGTGGCGGAGCTGCTGCAGGCCCTCAAAGCTATCCTCAGGCACCGTCGTGATGTGGTTGGCATCCAGACGTctgcagagggagggggggaaagagattTTTAGAAACCTTTATCTTACTAGTTATGTCACACCAATGTGTGAATCCTGTCATACATTCACCACCATGAACATTCTCATGTTGAGGACATCTCATATTGATACAGCACataacgagacagagagagagagacagagagagaatcaagGGCCATGTAAGGAAAGGTATTTATGAGGTATTTCTATTGCCTCAGTAGAAAAACATTACACTATGGTCTTCCATTTTTAACAGCTTTCCATTGCCCTTACTCTTATCAACTGCAAATATTTGAATGAGCCATTGGATAGCCTACTACATTATAACGTATGTATAGTAAGTATGGTGTTACTATAAAAATTTGAATTTTATTCTTCTGAATATTCAGCATTTATTTCTAACTATTTAGACTGTTCTGGTGAGAACTACAAACAAAAGGTTTTAAATAGCTTTGTTCTACAATCAAGGTTTCTACTAGTTTTGTATTTGGCTGGTGCTGCACATTCTGTTCCTCATTCATGAAACCTGCTCCTTAATGCTGATATCACAACATTAACTCTCTAagtttccctctcctcttccctcactctctttccacctccatgactccatatctctctctccctctacattcCCTACGAGTTTGTGTTGGAAGAAGAAAGGCACGATGATTGACATCTAACTCTCAAAAGCATTATACAAACCCAGCTAGGCTCTGCCAAAACATATTACTTCAGCTACAGACCTTAACTCCTAAGAGAGAAAAGACTTGCAAAAAAATAGAAGGAAAAAAAGAGGGAAAACGTGGGACTGAGGGAAAGGATCTGGAGAGGTGATAAATGGCAGAAAGAGGGATTTTCAGCATGTCCTGGACCAGACTTCCAGCTGGAACTCATCCTACACTATTCACAGTCAGAGTCAAAAGAGGCATAGGGAAACAAAGATGGAGTAATGCTCAGTCATTGTCCCTCGGAAAGTGACATGCAGTAGTCACAGAGAGTCACTAAGTTAAAGTCAAAGGAAAGAGACGCTGAGGAGCTGGGGATTTGGAAACCAGTGCAGGGTTCTACTCGGAGCATTTTTACAAGGAGCACATGTGCGCGCCTAAGTTGAAAAATGTAGGCGGACACAAAGACATTTAGGAGCACAATGAAAAATATTTGAGgtgttaaagctagaatccttaatttTTCTAGGCACATTGGTGACTAAATTCAAATTCCAGGTCGCACAGCAATAATTAAAATGGCcgcactgtagagccctgcaGTGTCTGGGAAACAAAACCCACACACATCCCTTTCAAACCCATACAGGCAAAAACCAATCACATAAATAAATAGATGATGTCTCACTGTTGGTAAATGCAACGTGGTGGGGGGTAAAGACAGCATGGTAACCAGATGGTCCT harbors:
- the LOC135550264 gene encoding leucine-rich repeat-containing G-protein coupled receptor 4-like encodes the protein MRVFVIWIFLRLFSLRNGAAGQGQSTPAICSSSCSCDEDGGADCSGKGLTTVPVGLSAFTYYLDISMNNITELPAFVFKNFPYLEELRLAGNDLSFIHPDALSGLHQLKVLMLQNNQLKTVPSTAIKNLYSLQSLRLDANHITTVPEDSFEGLQQLRHLWLDDNSLTEVPVGPMRHQANLQALTLALNRITHIPNNAFANLSSLVVLHLHNNRIKEIGESCFTGLENLETLDLNFNNLMTFPEAIQALPKLKELGFHSNDIAAIPEGAFHKNPLLRTIHLYDNPLSFVGTSAFQNLSDLHSLMLRGASMMQEFPCLTGTNNLESLTLTGTKIAAVPVELCEDLKVLRTLDLSYNEIEELPSFQGCLKLQEISLQHNHIQQIDRDTFHGLSALRLLDLSRNEMKTIHRDAFLYLTVLTNLDLSINSLTSIPTTGLSSLNQLKLTGNLQMKNVFTAKSLPKLRSVSVPYAYQCCAFVGCDSSTSSTDENIKKVTGGEDVESISMVMHCSPSPGAFKPCEHLLGSWMIRLTVWFICLVALIFNTLVLAATFSRRALALSPARLLVGLLALTNLLTGVYVGVLTVLDAATWGSFAEFGVWWETGVGCRATGALAVFSSEWAVLLLPLAAVERSVAVRGLLGKAISPRRSSERGFGDRRFALAAALLGLLAAAAACLPLFSTSDPSASPLCLPFSGGEGPALGVTVALVLLNALAYLFTAAVYTQLYCGLGRVELADQEQAGAVRHVAWLIFTNCIFFCPVAAFSFAPLLARSGTVGGPEIAKSVTLIFFPLPACLNPVLYVFFSPAFREDWLRLRGHGAVARGVKAGQCAGGSGVVDGDRDSSTRLGYDCGVYSQLCGETGMCERCQVALHARTSSSSTSVCRHLVKSHSCPTLSAGAAVGQRTEGYWADSGTLSAHSEYADEGDSFVSDSSDQVQACGRACFCQSRGLPLVHYAYNIPRIKD